The following nucleotide sequence is from bacterium.
CTACCACTATTATGAATATCCGGGGGCGCACATGGTAAAACGCCATTACGGCGTGCGCACGTTACGCTGGAAGTTGATCCATTTCTACGACGATATCGACGCCTGGGAGTTGTATGATCTGCAGAAGGATCCGCACGAGATGCACGATCTTTACAGCGATCCGGCCTGTGCCCCGATCATCGCCGAACTGCAAGTCGAACTGCAGCGGCTGGCCAGGTATTACAAGGACCCTCACTCCTGACCGGATCCGCTGACAGGCTGATGAGAAAATTTGTTCTCGTTACTGAGCTCTGTACGTAAGAGAAAACCATCTGACCCCTGAATGGCGCCGCGTTTCTGCGCAGACCCCGGATGTCGCCGCCGCTCAAGACGTTGTCCTCGCACCCCTCTTTATCCGCGAACGCACATGCTGCCAAGATGTTGTCGTGAGAAAGCTCTCATCCGCATCGGCGTTCATTTGAGCTAACCTCGGCCAGGGCACGGCCATGGTCAACCGGTCGGCCGGCACATGGGGTCTGGCTGATACATCGAACAGGCCGAGCACGGATCGATGACGGCCGGATTGCCGTTCCAGGTAGGGGAATTTGATGATAGAGCCGCATCCAGCGGAAAAGGGCGCGATCACGGAATCGTCGGCAGCCTTCTCATAACCGGAAAGGGTAAACAGTCCTGACAGCACGTCCCCTGCGGCAAAAAAGATGACCACCTCCGGCGCATCCTGGGCGGTTATTAAATCCCAGCGTTTGAAAAGGATATGACGAGCGGGCACGGGAAAACCGGGATCCCTGGCCAGCAGCTCGCGTACGATATCAGGACTTTTTTCATAACGCTCGCCCTCCTTTTTCCCCGGGATGCCGCAGGAGAGAAAAAATTAAAAAATGTTTACCGTCTGAGGCTCGCCCTCGCCGAGGCTCTGGCGATCCAGCCAATTCCAGAAGCGGAATTTCGTCAGGGCCTGGCCCTGGTACACCGCGTCAGAACAGGCTTGACAGCGTCGATGGATATCCTTTTTCATCGTATCGGTCAGAGCGTCTGCATCCAGATAGGCGAGGTTTTCAGCAAAGGACTCACCCTCCTCCTCCGTGCCGAACACGGGGCCAAGCGTTTTACGGCCGAACTGACGCAGGGAATCCTCCGGCCAATGGATAAAGTGAGAAAACGCCAGATAGTTCAGCGCAGTAGGAATATGCAGGCTGGACACTTCGCCGTGAATGCTCACCCCTTCAAAGCCGGAACGAAAAGCACGCAGGCAACCCTCTTTGATCGAACTGATCACTTGACGATATCGAGTCCGGCCGTACCATTGACTGCCCTGGTGAAGAAAACCCACACTGCGTTCAGACGGCGGTTTTACTTCAGCCGGCCAGGTATCGCAGAACAGCGCTTCATGGGGCGCCCCGTTATCCAGATAGTGCGTCAGCGCCAACGGCGATGGGCGAACCATATGGGTGAGCGTCCACTGACACAGACTGTCATTTGCCAGCCGGCCGAACATCGCGGGCCGCAGACACTCTAGAAAAGCCGCTTGCTCCTCTTTTTTCGCGCTCGGACCCGGAACGAAACCCTTGTAGGTGGCCCAGGTGATGCTCTGATCCCGACAGCGGCCGCGCAATGCCTGAAGTGCAGGTTCATAGCCTAAATACTGGTGAAACCAAAAAAGGGGTTC
It contains:
- a CDS encoding DUF169 domain-containing protein, with translation MPGKKEGERYEKSPDIVRELLARDPGFPVPARHILFKRWDLITAQDAPEVVIFFAAGDVLSGLFTLSGYEKAADDSVIAPFSAGCGSIIKFPYLERQSGRHRSVLGLFDVSARPHVPADRLTMAVPWPRLAQMNADADESFLTTTSWQHVRSRIKRGARTTS